A stretch of the Proteus sp. ZN5 genome encodes the following:
- the rfaD gene encoding ADP-glyceromanno-heptose 6-epimerase produces MIIVTGGAGFIGSNIVKALNDEGYTDILVVDNLKDGTKFVNLVDLNITDYMDKEDFIASVVAGDDFGDIDAVFHEGACSSTTEWDGKYMMDNNYQYSKELLHFCLERQIPFLYASSAATYGGRTDNFIEDRKYEAPLNVYGYSKFLFDEYVRQILPEADSMICGFRYFNVYGPREGHKGGMASVAFHLNNQVNAGQNPKLFEGSETFQRDFIYVGDVAAVNLWFWRNNVSGIFNCGTGRAESFQAVADAVIAHHKDKDLSIEHIEFPEKLKGRYQAFTQADLTNLRKAGYTAPFKTVAEGVELYMQWLNQGK; encoded by the coding sequence ATGATTATCGTCACTGGCGGTGCAGGTTTTATCGGCAGCAATATTGTTAAAGCATTAAATGATGAAGGTTATACTGATATCTTAGTTGTTGATAACCTAAAAGATGGCACCAAATTTGTGAATTTGGTTGATCTCAATATCACTGATTACATGGATAAAGAAGATTTTATTGCAAGCGTTGTTGCTGGTGATGATTTTGGTGATATTGATGCGGTTTTCCATGAAGGTGCTTGCTCTTCCACGACTGAGTGGGATGGCAAATATATGATGGATAACAACTATCAATATTCTAAAGAGCTACTTCATTTTTGTCTTGAACGCCAAATTCCTTTCTTATATGCCTCTTCTGCTGCAACTTATGGTGGTCGTACAGATAACTTTATCGAAGATAGAAAATATGAAGCGCCTTTAAATGTCTATGGCTATTCAAAATTCTTATTCGATGAATATGTACGCCAAATTTTACCTGAAGCAGATTCAATGATTTGTGGCTTCCGTTATTTTAATGTTTATGGCCCTCGTGAAGGACATAAAGGTGGCATGGCGAGTGTTGCATTCCATTTAAATAACCAAGTAAATGCGGGTCAAAATCCAAAATTATTTGAGGGTAGCGAAACCTTCCAACGCGACTTTATTTACGTTGGAGATGTGGCTGCGGTTAATTTATGGTTCTGGCGCAATAATGTATCCGGTATTTTTAACTGTGGTACAGGTCGTGCTGAATCATTCCAAGCTGTTGCAGATGCCGTTATTGCTCATCACAAAGATAAAGATCTCTCTATCGAACATATTGAGTTTCCAGAGAAATTGAAAGGTCGTTACCAAGCATTTACTCAAGCTGATCTAACAAATTTACGTAAAGCGGGTTATACCGCACCTTTTAAAACAGTTGCTGAAGGCGTAGAGCTTTATATGCAATGGTTAAATCAAGGTAAGTAA
- the rfaF gene encoding ADP-heptose--LPS heptosyltransferase RfaF — protein sequence MKIFVVGPSWVGDMMMSQSLYRTLKALHPAATIDVMAPAWCRPLLEKMPEVDNAIPMPLGHGALAIGERRRLGKQLKENGYTHAYVLPNSLKSALVPFFADIPKRTGWRGEMRYGLLNDLRPLDKEAFPLMVERYVALAYDKQKVQKATDLPQPLLWPKLSVTENDIATTLSQFSLSTQRPAIGFCPGAEFGPAKRWPHYHYAALAQKLITEQGYQIFLFGSQKDKEAGEEIKQALTPDAREACFNLAGETSLEQAVNLIASCKAVVSNDSGLMHVAAALERPLVALYGPSSPDFTPPLSHKARVIRLITGYHKVRKGDAEQGYHQSLIDIQPEKVFAELANLLSTEPSA from the coding sequence ATGAAAATCTTTGTGGTAGGGCCTTCATGGGTCGGGGACATGATGATGTCCCAAAGTCTTTATCGTACATTGAAAGCATTACATCCTGCGGCAACGATTGATGTGATGGCACCTGCGTGGTGCCGTCCATTATTAGAAAAGATGCCAGAAGTTGATAATGCAATCCCGATGCCGTTAGGCCATGGGGCTTTAGCCATTGGTGAACGTCGCCGTTTAGGAAAACAATTAAAAGAGAATGGTTACACGCACGCTTATGTATTACCTAACTCGTTAAAATCTGCCTTAGTCCCTTTCTTTGCAGATATTCCTAAGCGCACAGGTTGGCGTGGAGAGATGCGTTATGGGCTATTAAATGATTTGCGACCTTTAGATAAAGAAGCATTTCCTTTGATGGTTGAACGCTATGTTGCACTAGCTTATGACAAGCAAAAAGTCCAAAAAGCGACTGATTTACCACAACCTTTGTTATGGCCGAAGTTATCAGTTACCGAAAATGATATTGCTACCACATTAAGTCAATTTTCATTATCGACTCAACGCCCTGCAATTGGTTTTTGCCCCGGAGCTGAATTCGGTCCTGCAAAACGTTGGCCTCATTATCATTATGCTGCTTTAGCGCAGAAACTTATTACAGAGCAAGGTTATCAGATCTTCTTGTTTGGCTCTCAAAAAGATAAAGAAGCAGGCGAAGAAATAAAACAAGCTTTAACACCTGATGCCCGAGAAGCGTGTTTTAATCTTGCTGGCGAAACCAGTCTTGAACAAGCCGTTAATTTGATTGCATCTTGTAAGGCTGTTGTCAGTAATGACTCGGGTTTAATGCATGTTGCCGCCGCGTTAGAGCGTCCTTTAGTGGCACTTTATGGCCCAAGTAGCCCTGATTTTACACCACCGTTATCTCATAAAGCGCGCGTGATCCGTTTAATTACTGGTTATCACAAAGTGCGTAAAGGGGATGCTGAACAAGGCTATCACCAAAGCTTAATCGATATTCAGCCAGAGAAGGTTTTTGCCGAATTAGCTAATTTACTGTCAACGGAGCCATCAGCGTGA
- a CDS encoding IS3 family transposase (programmed frameshift) encodes MKPITKRTQRDYSLAFKLQLVDQVEKGELTYKQAQDHYGIQGCSTVLVWLRKHGRLDWSNGTPDTFYRGSAMTQSSEQQTPEQRIKILEKELEEARLKSDFFEAVVKVMDRDFGGSFVKKAQSRVIKEKTVKNLTVTIACRFMQISRQAYYKRLDRTEERKKADSAIIDVVKSERVLQPRLGGHKLHFILKQKQMVIGRDRLFSLLKEHQLLVPNKRAYHRTTLSHHRFHRHPNLIKSGFIPTQPEQLWVADITYLSTHEGDTYLSLITDAYSRKIVGYHLDDNMKTSSVKKSLVQALKKRTSTTSLIHHSDRGIQYCSSEYQEIHKEHNIQCSMTDGYDCYQNALAERINGILKMEYLLIKPSNLEQARKLVEESIQLYNEKRPHLSLNYKTPDEVHRAFYA; translated from the exons ATGAAACCAATCACTAAACGAACTCAACGCGATTATTCTCTCGCTTTTAAATTACAGCTTGTTGACCAAGTTGAAAAAGGCGAATTAACCTATAAACAAGCTCAAGATCACTATGGTATACAAGGATGCTCTACTGTTTTAGTTTGGCTTCGTAAGCATGGTAGGTTAGATTGGTCAAACGGTACCCCTGATACTTTTTATAGAGGTTCAGCTATGACCCAATCTTCTGAACAACAAACGCCGGAACAACGCATTAAGATCCTTGAAAAGGAACTTGAAGAAGCTCGGCTTAAATCCGATTTTTTCGAAGCTGTGGTTAAAGTCATGGATAGAGACTTTGGAG GTTCGTTTGTCAAAAAAGCGCAAAGCCGAGTTATTAAAGAAAAAACGGTTAAAAACCTCACCGTAACAATTGCTTGTCGTTTTATGCAGATCAGCCGACAGGCTTATTACAAGAGACTGGATAGAACTGAGGAACGAAAGAAAGCCGATTCAGCCATTATTGACGTTGTTAAATCTGAACGAGTCTTACAACCTCGACTGGGTGGGCATAAATTACATTTTATTTTAAAACAAAAACAGATGGTTATTGGTCGTGATCGACTATTTTCTTTATTGAAAGAACATCAGTTACTGGTGCCTAATAAACGGGCTTATCATCGAACAACCTTAAGCCATCATCGTTTTCATCGGCATCCAAATTTAATTAAGTCAGGGTTTATCCCCACACAACCAGAACAGCTTTGGGTGGCAGATATTACCTATTTATCGACGCATGAAGGTGATACTTATTTGAGTTTAATTACGGATGCATATTCACGAAAAATCGTGGGATATCATTTAGATGACAATATGAAAACAAGTTCAGTGAAGAAATCATTGGTTCAGGCGTTAAAAAAACGGACTTCGACAACTTCGTTAATCCATCATTCAGATCGAGGGATACAGTATTGTTCTTCGGAATATCAGGAGATACATAAAGAGCATAATATTCAATGTTCTATGACTGATGGGTATGATTGTTATCAAAATGCCTTAGCGGAGCGAATTAATGGAATATTAAAAATGGAGTATCTACTGATAAAACCGAGTAATTTGGAACAAGCGAGAAAATTAGTAGAAGAATCAATTCAACTCTATAATGAAAAACGACCACACTTATCGTTAAACTATAAAACGCCCGATGAAGTACATCGAGCGTTTTATGCCTGA
- a CDS encoding glycine C-acetyltransferase translates to MSTPTFYQQINQQLEQTRQDGLFKNERIITSSQSADIAVADGSHVINFCANNYLGLANHPKLIEAAKAGMDSHGFGMASVRFICGTQDSHKTLENKIAEFLGMEDAILYSSCFDANGGLFETLMGPEDAIISDALNHASIIDGVRLCKAKRYRYANNDMAELRVQLEKAKADNARHIMIATDGVFSMDGVIADLKSICDLADEFGALVMVDDSHAVGFVGAQGRGTHEYCDVMGRVDIITGTLGKALGGASGGYTAARKEVVEWLRQRSRPYLFSNSLAPAIVSASIAVLDMLKSGDEIRARLWRNASLFREKMSAAGFTLAGADHAIIPVMLGEAKLAQEFATRLLDEGIYVTGFFYPVVPQGQARIRTQMSAAHTTEQIECAVAAFIKIGKELNVIA, encoded by the coding sequence ATGTCTACTCCCACGTTTTACCAACAAATTAATCAACAACTAGAACAAACTCGTCAAGATGGCCTCTTTAAAAATGAGCGCATCATCACTTCTTCACAAAGCGCAGATATCGCAGTTGCTGATGGAAGCCATGTTATTAACTTCTGTGCTAATAACTATTTAGGCCTCGCTAATCATCCAAAATTAATTGAAGCCGCAAAAGCAGGTATGGATAGTCACGGATTTGGTATGGCTTCTGTGCGTTTTATTTGTGGTACACAAGATTCACATAAAACATTAGAAAATAAAATCGCTGAATTTTTAGGTATGGAAGATGCCATTCTGTATTCATCTTGCTTTGATGCAAATGGTGGATTATTTGAAACACTAATGGGCCCTGAAGATGCGATTATTTCTGATGCTTTAAACCATGCGTCTATTATTGATGGTGTGCGTTTATGTAAAGCAAAACGTTATCGCTATGCCAATAACGATATGGCAGAGCTGCGCGTTCAACTTGAAAAAGCCAAAGCAGATAATGCTCGCCACATTATGATCGCGACAGATGGTGTATTTTCAATGGATGGCGTGATTGCAGATCTAAAATCTATCTGTGATTTAGCCGATGAATTTGGTGCTCTTGTTATGGTCGATGATTCTCATGCTGTAGGTTTTGTGGGTGCACAAGGTCGCGGAACTCATGAGTATTGTGATGTGATGGGCAGAGTGGACATTATCACAGGCACTTTAGGTAAGGCGTTAGGTGGTGCTTCTGGTGGATATACTGCAGCACGTAAAGAAGTCGTTGAGTGGTTACGTCAGCGTTCTCGTCCTTATTTATTCTCTAATTCATTAGCCCCTGCGATTGTTTCAGCCTCTATTGCTGTTTTAGATATGTTGAAATCAGGGGATGAAATTCGTGCCCGTTTATGGCGCAACGCCTCGCTTTTCCGTGAAAAAATGAGTGCCGCTGGTTTTACATTAGCTGGCGCAGATCATGCCATTATTCCCGTTATGTTAGGAGAGGCTAAATTAGCGCAAGAGTTCGCAACACGCTTACTTGATGAGGGAATTTATGTCACGGGATTCTTCTATCCTGTTGTACCTCAAGGACAAGCACGTATTCGTACACAAATGTCGGCAGCACACACTACTGAACAAATTGAGTGTGCAGTGGCGGCATTTATCAAAATTGGCAAAGAACTTAATGTGATTGCATAA
- the envC gene encoding murein hydrolase activator EnvC translates to MAKKMDLQKKTHPSYRVFSLPLITLLISTSLFSAPPVFANTLTDNRNQLKDLQTTIAEKEKQVQEQQKQRTALLSQLKTQETQISSAGRAVHETQNRLQTLGKEIKTITSNIARLQKQYQSQQELLARQMDAAYRQGKHQGIELLFRGEEGQREERILAYYSYINDARKETMAELAQTSKELEAEKATQQAKQNEQKQVLTKQQQEKQKLDNALAARQKTLTQLESTLKADQKNLATMRANEAQLRNKIAQAEREAKARAEREAREAARIVAKQREAQQRGSTYKPTAEEQSLMSRTGGLGKPAGQAIWPIKGSLLHRFGESISGSGELRWKGIVIPAAQGTEVKAIADGRVLLADWLQGYGLVVVVEHGKGDMSLYGYNQSALVNVGQQVKAGQSIALVGNSGGQERSALYFEIRRQGKAVNPVPWLGR, encoded by the coding sequence ATGGCAAAGAAAATGGATCTTCAAAAAAAAACACATCCGTCTTATCGTGTATTTTCTTTACCGTTAATCACGTTGCTTATTAGCACCTCTCTTTTTTCTGCCCCTCCTGTTTTTGCTAACACATTAACGGATAACCGCAATCAGCTAAAAGATCTACAAACCACGATTGCAGAAAAAGAAAAACAGGTTCAAGAACAACAAAAACAACGCACGGCCCTTCTTAGTCAATTAAAAACACAAGAAACTCAAATTTCTAGTGCAGGTCGAGCTGTGCATGAAACCCAAAATCGCCTACAAACATTGGGTAAAGAGATAAAAACCATTACCTCAAATATTGCTCGCTTACAAAAACAGTATCAATCACAGCAAGAGTTATTAGCGCGTCAAATGGATGCTGCGTATCGCCAAGGTAAACACCAAGGTATTGAGCTCTTATTTCGTGGCGAAGAAGGTCAGCGTGAAGAGCGTATCTTAGCGTATTACAGCTATATTAATGATGCTCGCAAAGAAACAATGGCGGAGCTTGCTCAAACATCAAAAGAGCTAGAAGCAGAAAAAGCAACGCAGCAAGCAAAACAGAATGAGCAAAAGCAGGTTCTCACTAAACAACAGCAAGAAAAACAAAAACTCGATAATGCATTAGCTGCTCGACAAAAAACGCTAACCCAACTTGAATCAACTTTAAAAGCAGATCAGAAAAACTTAGCCACCATGCGAGCTAATGAAGCTCAATTAAGAAATAAAATTGCTCAAGCTGAACGAGAAGCCAAAGCACGAGCAGAACGTGAAGCCCGAGAAGCCGCACGGATTGTAGCCAAACAACGAGAAGCCCAACAGCGTGGTTCAACCTATAAACCAACAGCTGAAGAGCAATCATTAATGTCACGTACTGGTGGTTTAGGTAAACCTGCGGGACAAGCTATTTGGCCTATCAAGGGCTCTTTATTACACCGTTTTGGTGAGTCTATTTCTGGCTCTGGCGAATTACGCTGGAAAGGAATTGTGATACCAGCAGCACAAGGTACGGAAGTAAAAGCCATTGCTGATGGACGTGTATTATTAGCAGATTGGCTTCAAGGTTATGGTTTGGTCGTCGTGGTTGAACATGGTAAAGGTGATATGAGCCTTTATGGTTACAACCAAAGTGCTTTAGTGAATGTTGGCCAACAGGTTAAAGCAGGCCAATCTATTGCTTTAGTTGGTAACAGTGGTGGACAAGAGCGTTCTGCACTCTATTTTGAAATTAGACGTCAAGGAAAAGCAGTGAACCCTGTTCCTTGGCTTGGGAGGTAG
- the rimO gene encoding 30S ribosomal protein S12 methylthiotransferase RimO: MSQTNQVPKIGFVSLGCPKNLVDSERILTELRTEGYQVVPTYNDADLVIVNTCGFIDSAVQESLEAIGEALDENGKVIVTGCLGAKENQIREVHPKVLEITGPHSYEQVLSHIHHYVPKPDHNPFLSLVPEQGVKLTPRHYAYLKISEGCNHRCTFCIIPSMRGDLDSRPIGEVLGEAKRLVNAGVKELLVISQDTSAYGVDTKHQTGFWDGIPVKTSMVSLCEQLAKLGIWVRLHYVYPYPHVDDVIPLMAEGKILPYLDIPLQHASPKILKLMKRPGAVERTLERVKRWREICPELTLRSTFIVGFPGETEEDFQMLLDFLREARLDRVGCFKYSPVDGAKANELADQVPEEVKEERYHRFMQLQQQISTERLQEKIGKVLLVMIDEVDEEGAIGRSMADAPEIDGAVYLNEQFDVEPGQIVRVLIEHADEYDLWGTIVE; this comes from the coding sequence ATGTCGCAAACAAATCAAGTGCCTAAAATTGGATTCGTTTCATTAGGTTGTCCTAAAAATTTAGTGGACTCTGAACGTATCCTAACCGAACTGCGTACAGAAGGTTATCAAGTTGTTCCTACCTATAATGATGCTGATTTAGTCATCGTCAACACCTGTGGATTTATTGACAGCGCAGTACAAGAATCGCTAGAAGCGATTGGTGAAGCACTCGATGAAAACGGTAAAGTCATTGTTACTGGCTGTTTAGGTGCAAAAGAGAACCAAATTCGTGAAGTTCACCCTAAAGTACTCGAAATCACGGGACCTCATAGTTACGAACAAGTTTTATCTCATATCCATCACTATGTGCCAAAACCTGATCACAACCCGTTTCTCAGCCTTGTTCCTGAACAGGGTGTAAAATTAACGCCTCGTCATTACGCGTATTTAAAGATCTCTGAAGGTTGTAATCACCGTTGTACTTTCTGCATCATCCCATCAATGCGAGGCGATTTAGACAGTCGTCCAATTGGTGAAGTCTTAGGTGAAGCTAAAAGATTAGTTAATGCAGGAGTAAAAGAGTTACTTGTTATCTCTCAAGATACTTCTGCTTATGGTGTTGATACTAAACATCAAACGGGTTTTTGGGATGGAATACCTGTTAAAACCAGTATGGTCAGTTTATGTGAGCAACTGGCAAAACTAGGTATTTGGGTTCGCTTACATTATGTTTATCCATATCCACATGTTGATGATGTCATTCCTTTAATGGCAGAAGGTAAAATTCTACCTTATTTAGATATTCCACTTCAGCATGCCAGCCCTAAAATTTTAAAATTGATGAAACGCCCTGGTGCGGTTGAACGTACATTAGAGCGAGTAAAACGCTGGCGTGAAATTTGCCCTGAGTTAACCTTACGTTCTACCTTTATTGTTGGTTTCCCAGGTGAAACAGAAGAAGATTTCCAAATGCTATTGGATTTCCTCCGCGAAGCACGTCTTGATCGCGTTGGTTGCTTTAAATACAGCCCTGTTGATGGTGCGAAAGCAAATGAATTAGCCGATCAAGTACCTGAAGAAGTGAAAGAAGAACGTTATCATCGCTTTATGCAATTACAGCAACAAATTTCGACTGAACGCCTACAAGAGAAAATCGGCAAAGTGTTGCTTGTTATGATTGATGAAGTGGATGAGGAAGGTGCAATTGGTCGTAGTATGGCCGATGCGCCTGAGATTGATGGTGCTGTTTACCTCAATGAGCAATTTGATGTAGAACCGGGACAAATCGTTCGTGTTCTTATTGAACATGCAGACGAATATGATCTTTGGGGTACTATCGTCGAATAA
- the tdh gene encoding L-threonine 3-dehydrogenase, protein MKALSKLKAEEGIWITDVPVPELGHNDVMIKIRKTAICGTDVHIYNWDEWSQKTIPVPMVVGHEYIGEIVAIGQEVKGFNIGDRVSGEGHITCGHCRNCRGGRTHLCRNTIGVGVNRPGCFAEYLVIPAFNAFKIPDNIPDELAAIFDPFGNAVHTALSFDLVGEDVLVSGAGPIGIMAAAICKHVGARHVVITDVNEYRLDLAKKMGVTRAVNVSKENLMDVMKELGMTEGFDVGLEMSGAPPAFRTMLNTMNHGGRIALLGIPPSDMAIDWGQVIFKGLFIKGIYGREMFETWYKMAALIQSGLDLSPIITHQFPIDEFQKGFDIMRSGQSGKVILDWQ, encoded by the coding sequence ATGAAAGCATTGTCAAAATTAAAAGCAGAAGAAGGTATTTGGATAACCGATGTTCCAGTACCTGAACTTGGTCATAACGATGTGATGATCAAAATTCGTAAAACAGCAATTTGTGGCACTGACGTTCATATTTATAACTGGGATGAGTGGTCACAAAAAACAATTCCTGTTCCTATGGTTGTAGGCCATGAATATATTGGCGAAATTGTTGCGATAGGGCAGGAAGTTAAAGGTTTTAATATTGGTGATCGTGTCTCTGGTGAAGGGCATATCACTTGCGGTCATTGTCGTAACTGTCGCGGTGGTCGTACTCATTTATGTCGCAATACCATTGGTGTGGGTGTAAATCGCCCAGGCTGTTTTGCTGAATATTTGGTTATCCCTGCCTTTAATGCGTTTAAAATCCCTGACAATATTCCTGATGAGTTAGCCGCTATTTTTGATCCCTTTGGTAATGCAGTGCATACCGCATTATCTTTTGATTTAGTGGGTGAAGATGTTCTGGTTTCAGGAGCTGGTCCTATTGGGATTATGGCGGCTGCAATTTGTAAGCATGTTGGGGCACGTCATGTGGTGATCACTGATGTTAATGAATATCGCCTTGATCTTGCGAAAAAAATGGGTGTTACCAGAGCCGTGAATGTCAGCAAAGAAAACCTAATGGATGTTATGAAAGAATTGGGGATGACCGAAGGTTTTGATGTGGGACTAGAAATGTCGGGTGCGCCACCTGCGTTTCGTACCATGCTTAATACCATGAATCATGGCGGTCGTATTGCACTATTGGGTATTCCGCCTTCTGATATGGCAATTGATTGGGGACAAGTTATCTTTAAAGGTTTGTTTATTAAGGGTATCTACGGTCGAGAGATGTTTGAAACATGGTATAAAATGGCTGCACTTATTCAGTCAGGCCTTGATCTCTCTCCAATTATTACTCATCAATTTCCAATCGATGAATTCCAAAAAGGTTTTGATATCATGCGTTCAGGTCAATCAGGTAAAGTGATTTTAGATTGGCAGTAA
- a CDS encoding divergent polysaccharide deacetylase family protein, producing MLLSLVVSTPAFAAKLAIVIDDFGYRKKEDNQILQLPTAVSIAILPDSPHGKEVATKAHAQGREILIHMPMAPISKQPLERDTLKPSMDQNEINRIIQHAISNVPYAVGMNNHMGSAMTSDRQAMDRVIKALNHSNLYFLDSVTIGNTQAAIAAKAAGVPSLRRHIFLDNVQTEAETRQQLARAIALARKNGSAIAIGHPHPSTVRALQQQLPLLPADIQLVAPSTLLKPQTEKPIQPEPPKVVPPTEQPKEPKPASWLKPAQEAIISMKKSTLINTLSSGFSSSEKKKLPDTPDPNGIGEVEK from the coding sequence ATGTTGCTAAGTCTGGTTGTGAGCACTCCTGCATTTGCAGCCAAATTAGCCATTGTGATTGATGATTTTGGTTATCGTAAAAAAGAAGATAACCAAATTTTACAGCTTCCTACTGCAGTTTCTATCGCTATTTTGCCTGACTCACCTCATGGCAAGGAAGTAGCAACTAAAGCCCATGCACAAGGGCGTGAAATTCTGATCCATATGCCAATGGCACCAATTAGTAAACAACCTCTAGAGCGCGATACCCTAAAGCCCTCTATGGATCAGAACGAAATTAATCGTATTATTCAACATGCTATTAGTAATGTTCCTTACGCTGTCGGTATGAATAACCATATGGGTAGTGCAATGACATCAGATAGACAAGCAATGGATAGGGTTATTAAAGCGCTTAATCACTCTAATCTCTATTTTTTAGATAGTGTGACCATCGGTAATACACAAGCTGCTATTGCAGCGAAAGCCGCAGGAGTTCCATCTTTGCGTCGCCATATTTTTCTCGATAACGTACAAACAGAAGCTGAGACTCGCCAACAACTTGCCCGCGCTATTGCTTTAGCGCGGAAAAATGGCTCCGCCATTGCTATCGGACATCCTCATCCCTCGACTGTTAGAGCATTACAGCAACAATTACCTTTACTACCTGCTGATATTCAACTTGTGGCACCAAGCACTCTATTAAAACCACAAACAGAAAAACCTATACAACCAGAACCGCCAAAAGTTGTACCACCAACAGAACAACCCAAAGAGCCAAAACCTGCGTCTTGGTTAAAACCAGCGCAAGAAGCCATTATTTCGATGAAAAAAAGTACGCTAATTAATACATTATCCAGCGGATTTAGCTCATCAGAAAAAAAGAAATTACCTGACACACCTGATCCTAATGGAATTGGTGAAGTTGAAAAATAA
- the rfaC gene encoding lipopolysaccharide heptosyltransferase RfaC codes for MKRVLIVKTSSMGDVLHTLPALTDAINAYPDIRFDWVVEEGFAQIPSWHQAVDTVIPVAIRRWRKNWFSAPIRAERAQFRRAIQSHHYDAVIDAQGLLKSAFLVTRYAKGIKHGYSRQCAREPLASFFYDIRHNVSKEMHAVERIRQLFALSLNYPIPQSQGDYGIAQHFLSLPAFDERPYLVFLHATTRDEKHWPESHWRELIALLADSGIRIKLPWGAEHEHQRAIRLAKDFDYVDVLPKMSLAQVAQVIAGAKSVVSVDTGLSHLTAALDKPNITLFGPTDPGLIGGYGKAQTSVKAEGGDIGEISAQQVINILDI; via the coding sequence GTGAAGCGGGTATTAATTGTTAAAACCTCCTCCATGGGTGATGTCTTACATACGTTGCCAGCATTAACTGATGCAATAAATGCTTATCCTGATATTCGTTTTGATTGGGTCGTCGAAGAAGGTTTTGCACAGATCCCGAGCTGGCATCAAGCCGTTGATACAGTTATTCCTGTAGCAATACGCCGTTGGCGAAAAAACTGGTTTAGTGCTCCTATTCGTGCTGAACGCGCACAATTTCGTCGTGCTATTCAATCTCATCATTATGATGCGGTTATTGATGCACAAGGTTTACTGAAAAGTGCATTCTTAGTGACTCGATACGCCAAAGGCATTAAACATGGTTATTCTCGCCAATGCGCTCGAGAGCCTTTAGCGAGTTTCTTTTACGATATTCGCCACAATGTCAGTAAAGAGATGCACGCCGTTGAGCGGATTCGTCAACTGTTTGCTTTAAGCTTAAATTATCCTATTCCACAGTCTCAGGGTGATTATGGAATTGCACAGCATTTTCTCTCACTTCCCGCCTTTGATGAGCGCCCTTATTTAGTCTTTTTACACGCAACTACGCGTGATGAGAAACATTGGCCTGAATCTCATTGGCGAGAATTAATTGCACTGCTTGCTGATTCTGGAATACGCATTAAATTACCTTGGGGTGCCGAGCATGAGCATCAACGTGCAATACGTCTAGCAAAAGATTTTGACTACGTTGATGTGTTACCGAAGATGTCATTAGCCCAAGTGGCTCAGGTTATTGCTGGTGCGAAAAGCGTCGTTTCTGTGGATACGGGATTAAGCCATTTAACGGCAGCATTAGATAAACCCAATATCACCTTATTTGGCCCTACCGATCCCGGCTTAATTGGCGGTTACGGTAAAGCCCAAACCTCTGTAAAAGCAGAAGGTGGGGATATTGGGGAGATAAGTGCACAACAAGTTATCAATATTCTCGATATTTAG
- a CDS encoding rhodanese-like domain-containing protein: MLQEVMQFFNRHTLLSFVWVALLVAVIVLTFKGLFSKTKNISRTEAISLINKENAVCVDIRSRDEFRKGHIIDSINLTPSEIKNNNIAELEKYKSQPVIVVSPSGIEGAKPAESLIKLGFEKVFILKDGLSGWSGENLPLAKGKK; this comes from the coding sequence ATGCTGCAAGAAGTAATGCAATTTTTCAACCGGCACACCCTGTTAAGCTTTGTTTGGGTAGCGTTGCTGGTGGCGGTCATTGTATTGACCTTTAAAGGGCTTTTTTCTAAGACGAAAAATATTTCCCGTACAGAAGCGATTTCTTTGATAAACAAAGAGAATGCGGTGTGTGTTGATATCCGTAGCCGTGATGAATTCCGTAAAGGACACATCATTGATTCTATCAATTTAACGCCTTCTGAAATCAAAAATAATAATATTGCTGAGCTGGAGAAATATAAATCACAGCCAGTTATTGTTGTGTCACCATCAGGTATTGAAGGTGCAAAACCTGCAGAAAGCCTAATTAAACTCGGTTTTGAAAAAGTCTTTATCTTAAAAGATGGTCTTTCAGGCTGGAGTGGTGAGAATTTACCACTGGCTAAAGGTAAAAAGTAA